One genomic window of Panicum hallii strain FIL2 chromosome 6, PHallii_v3.1, whole genome shotgun sequence includes the following:
- the LOC112898121 gene encoding indole-2-monooxygenase-like: MDHVNLAYQVLQATTPLAQLLLVPLLLLLGHSISRSRHGSKQQQPKRRLPPSPPGLPIIGHLHHVGNRPHVSLRGLDAKHGGGGLMFLRLGTVPSLIVSSPRAAQLVLRMHDHAIASRPASKVADALFYGSTDIGFSPYGEHWRQLRRLVTTHLFSVKKVNSYRDARQDEVRLVMEKIRETAVAGKAVDISETMNTFANDIVCRAVSGKFFREEGRNKLFREMIETNIRLIDGFNLEEYFPGLSNALGSITGWFSSNKADESRKRWDGLLETIITDHEGRRRSSEHGRVGGGVEQEDSDFIDVLLSVQKEYGITRDHIKAILIDMFSAGTDTSSLVLELAMAELMRNPQLMTRLQAEVRVNTPKGQEMVAQDDIASMTYLRAVVKETLRLHPPAPLLLPHLSMVDCEVDGYTIPCGTRVIINEWAIGRDPESWEKPEEFMPERFTEGGSAAAVDFRGNDFQFVPFGAGRRICPGLNFGMATVEIMLANLAYCFDWELPAGMEKEDIDLTEVFGLTVHPKQKLILVPKLHAIGVHALQVE; encoded by the exons ATGGATCACGTGAATTTAGCATACCAAGTCCTGCAAGCGACCACACCTCTAGCACAACTCCTCCTCGtccctctcctcctgctgctgggGCACTCCATCTCCCGAAGCCGCCATGGCagcaagcagcagcagccgaaGCGTCgccttcccccttctcctccggGCCTGCCCATCATCGGCCACCTGCACCACGTCGGCAACCGCCCACACGTCTCCCTCCGCGGCCTCGACGCgaagcacggcggcggcggcctcatGTTCCTCCGCCTCGGCACCGTCCCGAGCCTGATCGTGTCGTCCCCGCGCGCGGCGCAGCTGGTCCTGCGGATGCACGACCACGCCATCGCCTCGCGGCCGGCGTCCAAGGTCGCCGACGCCCTGTTCTACGGGTCGACGGACATCGGCTTCTCCCCCTACGGCGAGCACTGGCGCCAGCTCAGGAGGCTCGTCACCACACACCTCTTCTCCGTCAAGAAGGTGAACTCCTACCGGGACGCCCGACAAGACGAG GTGCGCCTGGTCATGGAGAAGATCCGGGAGACGGCGGTTGCGGGCAAGGCGGTGGACATCAGTGAGACGATGAACACGTTCGCAAACGACATCGTGTGCCGAGCCGTGTCGGGCAAGTTCTTCAGGGAGGAAGGCCGGAACAAGCTCTTCCGGGAGATGATCGAGACGAACATTCGTCTGATTGATGGGTTCAACCTGGAAGAGTACTTCCCAGGGCTTTCAAACGCATTAGGTTCGATCACCGGCTGGTTTTCGAGCAACAAGGCCGACGAGTCACGCAAAAGATGGGACGGGTTGCTTGAAACGATAATAACCGACCACGAGGGACGAAGAAGAAGCTCTGAGCATGGCCGTGTTGGTGGTGGTGTTGAGCAAGAAGACAGTGACTTCATCGACGTGTTGCTCTCGGTTCAGAAGGAGTACGGCATCACCAGAGACCACATCAAGGCCATCTTGATT GACATGTTTAGTGCGGGCACGGACACGTCATCGTTGGTTCTAGAGCTCGCCATGGCGGAGCTCATGCGCAACCCTCAGCTCATGACCAGGCTACAAGCCGAGGTGCGGGTGAACACACCGAAAGGACAAGAAATGGTGGCGCAAGACGACATAGCTAGCATGACATATCTGAGAGCCGTTGTGAAAGAGACGCTAAGGCTGCACCCACCAGCGCCGCTGCTTCTCCCTCACCTCTCAATGGTGGACTGCGAGGTCGATGGCTACACGATCCCCTGTGGGACGCGAGTCATCATCAACGAATGGGCTATTGGTAGAGATCCTGAGTCCTGGGAGAAGCCGGAGGAGTTCATGCCTGAGAGGTTCACAGAAGGTGGCAGCGCTGCGGCCGTCGACTTCAGAGGCAACGATTTTCAGTTTGTGCCGTTCGGGGCTGGCCGGAGGATCTGCCCTGGCCTCAACTTTGGCATGGCTACTGTTGAGATCATGCTGGCAAACCTTGCGTACTGTTTTGACTGGGAGCTGCCGGCTGGCATGGAGAAGGAGGACATAGATTTGACGGAGGTGTTTGGTTTGACTGTCCATCCAAAGCAGAAGCTCATCCTGGTGCCGAAACTACACGCTATTGGTGTTCATGCCCTGCAAGTCGAATGA
- the LOC112898551 gene encoding uncharacterized protein LOC112898551 — MDLPVTDPGTERGEGPLLQCPYCDSEAMHKLAQLLLPGLAAVCVDGTTGDLFRKPSVVAVELRKEMVDYVTQRSDTFIADALIESEANQETENEMPEDPFEIVSIFMDDFSSTKRNIIGHVSGWLLSDNREDKIDDFVQEMEMTRFWPLDRREAIAEVLLKNVDIKTKFHCPEKYENEERLADHKEQCSFRPVTCPNEGCRAKVSVRCMDAHDAACPFKVLQCEQNCDKRLLRRDMDRHCVTVCPMRPMKCPFGCDSSFAERDLEKHCLEFLQAHLLKVLKVIHKKGRSEEELKELAQKLEKYDEHGKLAKARDARPLTNTVKDLEAKMKGEPSS; from the exons ATGGATCTTCCAGTAACGGATCCTGGAACAGAGAGAGGCGAAGGCCCGCTCCTTCAATGTCCGTACTGCGATTCAGAGGCAATGCACAAGCTGGCACAGCTCTTGCTCCCTGGCCTGGCTGCAGTCTGCGTTGACGGCACGACAGGTGATCTGTTCAGGAAGCCCTCCGTTGTCGCGGTTGAGTTGAGGAAGGAGATGGTGGACTACGTCACACAGAGGAGCGATACTTTCATTGCTGATGCTCTGATCGAGTCCGAAGCGAATCAGGAAACCGAGAATGAGATGCCGGAGGACCCTTTCGAAATCGTTTCAATTTTTATGGATGATTTCAGCAGCACCAAGAGGAATATCATCGGCCATGTCTCTGGGTGGCTGCTGAGTGACAACCGCGAGGATAAGATTGATGACTTTGTCCAGGAGATGGAGATGACCCGCTTCTGGCCTCTGGATAGGAGGGAAGCCATTGCCGAGGTCCTCCTCAAGAATGTCGACATCAAGACCAAGTTCCACTGCCCTGAGAAGTATGAAAATGAGGAGCGACTGGCTGATCACAAGGAACAATGTAGCTTCAGACCTGTTACTTGCCCAAACGAAGGATGCCGAGCTAAAGTTTCTGTCCGCTGCATGGATGCTCATGATGCTGCTTGCCCATTCAAGGTCCTTCAGTGCGAGCAGAACTGTGACAAGCGCCTCCTGAGGCGTGATATGGATAGGCACTGTGTCACCGTCTGCCCAATGAGGCCCATGAAGTGCCCCTTCGGCTGTGATTCCTCATTCGCTGAGCGCGATCTTGAGAAGCACTGCTTGGAGTTTCTTCAGGCACATTTGCTTAAGGTCCTTAAGGTGATTCACAAGAAAGGGCGTTCGGAAGAAGAACTTAAGGAGCTTGCTCAGAAGCTTGAAAAG TATGATGAACATGGTAAGCTGGCTAAAGCTCGTGATGCAAGACCTCTTACTAATACTGTGAAGGACCTTGAAGCAAAGATGAAAGGTGAACCCTCGAGTTAA